The following are encoded together in the Rhizoctonia solani chromosome 10, complete sequence genome:
- a CDS encoding Retrotransposable element Tf2 protein, whose amino-acid sequence MEPEPSPTALLEAITALTATVGSLQDQICAQSQQITELRAICKETADLLGDKDQGAPQTKPGPLTGPVTPPTHTGGEAHTPGTVRPGLKAPFRPSRGTGFNSKEDEEPRRPKKEPQGTPRRHLGSLTPFDAGSSVKRPKMDLPDPYKGDTRGRKATQWLDRMMLWVALHWDQFNEEEQMVVWILYHMTNKAADWALPIIGAIIKGKGNPPTTIQALMGRFKEAFADPDAKRAAARKIAALSQTTTTSKYVMEFRNLMAELDWNKEAYIAQFTQGLHWKVKELLSTKDSVPDKLKAIFAASIKIDNICRKNEENRPKKVPAKSLVTATTTSTTTTQRVRLSEDPNYVTPEERDRRRASGLCVKCGQKGHGIKQCPNGWKATIKEDAKPLANPSVHVSECEFVSVALDSNKKPLLFIDLQLHKFPTEKLKTLVDSGATSNFISPTIVEKLKIPKTLLKNPQVVRMLDGTLSQTGCIWHQVNLTVLANGHTHTIPFLVCPIGNTPAILGMTWLTQESPLIDWSLGTVTFPEQVLIASEEEADPNPLANLPEQYHEFAKVFGKEEFKVLPPHREYDIAIDLVPDAKLSPGPLYGMTDAESKALKQHIDKELATGKICPSTSSTGAPVMFVKKADGSLRLVVDYQKLNDVTHKNVYPLPRQDDLMAKLRHAKIFTKLDLQWGYNNVRIKEGDEWKTAFRTKYGLFEYLVMPFGLTNAPAAFQHFMNNLFRDLIDVTVVIYLDNILIFSKKPEDHPSHVREVLSRLMKNQLFCKLSKCHFHVTTVDYLGIVISPAGFSMDQKKIEAVTSWPTPKTVKQVQAFLGFVNYLRRFIPSFSSMARPLHNLTRKETPWSWGNLKEVAFQELKSLVTQSPVLVHSNPELPYYLETDASGVAMGAILSQRGEDNRLHPIAYMSKSFSGAEANYDTHDKELLAIIKALEEWQIFLEATDRPIQVFTDHRNLEYWMQAQTFNRRHARWRIFLSDFNFEIHYQPGKQSGKPDALSRRSDYVNHPSEPEVMLPEEVFVNTSEEELEIVMEIRKKLREDPSLESIIQFLTEDADNAPPQFGRPIGIMTGKRIYSGTKEN is encoded by the exons atggaaccagagccgtcccctaccgctctccttgaggctatcacagccctcacagcaacagttgggtccctacaggaccaaatctgcgcccaaagccaacaaatcactgagcttagggccatatgtaaggaaacagcggacctccttggggacaaggatcaaggagccccccaaaccaagcctggcccattgactgggcctgtcactccccctacccacacagggggagaagcccacactccaggcacggttaggcctgggctcaaggccccattcaggccatcaagaggaacaggatTCAATTCCAAGGAAgatgaagaaccaaggcgccccaaaaaggagcctcaaggaacgcctagaaggcaccttgggtcccttaccccctttgatgctgggtccagcgtaaagagacccaagatggacctccctgACCCTTACAagggagacaccaggggccgcaaagccacccaatggctggatagaatgatgctctgggtagccctccactgggaccaattcaatgaggaggaacaaatggttgtgtggatcctttaccacatgaccaATAAAGCCGCagactgggcgctccccattattggggcaatcatcaagggcaaagggaaccctcctaccaccatccaggccctaatGGGCAGATTCAAGGAGGCGTTTGCtgacccagatgccaagagggctgctgccaggaaaattgcggcactctcccaaaccaccacaacctccaagtacgtcatggagttccgcaacctcatggcggaattagactggaacaaggaggcctatattgcgcagttcacgcaaggcctccactggaaagtaAAGGAATTGCTATCAACCAAAGATAGCGTTCCTGACAAACTCAAAGCAATTTTTGCGGCTTCcataaaaattgacaacatttgccgcaaaaatgaggagaaccgcccaaagAAGGTACCAgccaagtccctggtcaccgcaaccaccacctccactaccaccactcaGCGGGTCCGActatcagaggaccccaattatgttaccccggaggaaagggaccgccgccgcgcgtctggcctttgtgtcaagtgcggtcaaaaagggcatggtatcaaacaatgcccaaacggttggaaggccaccatcaaggaggatgccaag cccctggccAACCCAAGCGTGCATGTATCAGAATgtgaatttgtatctgtggCTCTTGATTCTAATAAAAAGCCCCTACTATTTATTGATTTACAACTGCACAAGTTCCCAACGGAAAAATTAAAAACCCTAGTAGATTCAGGAGCCACCTccaacttcatctcccccacCATTGTTGAAAAActtaaaatcccaaaaaccctgctcaaaaatccacaagtagtgagaatgttagatggtaccctttcccagactggttgcatttggcaccaggttaacctcacggttttggccaatggccatacccataccattcccttccttgtctgtcccattgggaacacacctgccatacttggcatgacatggcttaCTCAGGAGTCACCCTTGATTGATTGGTCTCTAGGCACGGTTACCTTCCCAGAACAAGTTCTGATTGCATCCGAAGAAGAGGCAGACCCTAATCCCTTAGCCAATCTCCCGGAGcagtaccatgaatttgctaaggtctttggcaaagaagaatttaaggtcctccctccacatagggagtatgatataGCCATAGATCTTGTTCCGGATGCCAAACTATCCCCAGGCCCcctatatggcatgactgatgcagagtccaaggcgctcaagcaacacattgacaaagaactagcaacgggcaagatctgCCCCAGCACTTCTTCTACtggcgccccagtcatgtttgtaaaaaaggcagatggatcccTTAGACTGGTTGTGGACTACCAAAAACTCAATGATGTCACTCACAAGAACGTatacccactcccaagacagGATGATCTGATGGCAAAGTTGAGACATGCCAAGATATTCACAAAACTTGACctacaatggggttacaacaacgtcagaatcaaggaaggggatgaatggaagacggctttcAGGACTAAATACGGGCTGTTTGAATATCTagtaatgccttttggccttaccaacgccccagccgccttccagcatttcatgaacaacctgttcagAGACCTCATTGATGTCACAGTGGTCATTTATTTGGACAACATACTGATCTTCTCCAAGAAGCCTGAGGACCACCCttcccatgtcagggaagtcctttCACGgttgatgaagaaccagttgttttgCAAACTCTccaaatgccacttccatgtcactacAGTAGACTACCTAGGGattgtcatctccccagCGGGCTTCTCAATGGATCAAAAAAAGATAGAAGCCGTCACCTCCTGGCCCAcgcccaaaacagtcaaacaagtTCAGGCCTTCCTTggttttgtcaactacctccgtCGCTTCATTCCCAGCTTCAGTTCCATGgcacgccccctccacaaTCTCACAcgaaaggaaaccccctggtcatggggtaacctcAAAGAAGTAGCATTCCAGGAACTGAAATCCCTTGTCACCCAATCCCCGGTCCTGGtccattccaaccctgaACTCCCATattacctggaaacagatgcatcaggggtagccatgggagcaatccttAGTCAAAGAGGGGAAGATAACCGCTTGCACCCCATAGCTTACATGTCTAAATCCTTCTCTGGCGCCGAggctaattatgacacccatgacaaggagctcttAGCTATAATCAAGGCACTAGAGGAATGGCAAATTTTCCTAGAGGCAACAGacagaccaatccaggttttTACAGATCACAGAAacctggagtattggatgcaggcacaaacGTTCAACAGAAGGCACGCGCGTTGGAGAATTTTCCTGAGCGACTttaactttgagatccattatcaaccagggaaacagtcagggaaaccagacgcatTATCAAGACGCTCAGATTATGTCAACCATCCCtcggaaccagaagtcatgctcccAGAAGAGGTCTTTGTCAATacgtcagaagaggaacttgaaATTGTCATGGAGATCCGGAAGAAGTTAAGGGAGGACCCTTCCCTAGAatccatcatccagttcctaacAGAGGATGCAGATAATGCACCCCCTCAATTTGGAAGGCCTATtgggattatgactgggaagaggatcTACTCTGGTACCAAGGAAAACTAG